From a single Adhaeribacter swui genomic region:
- a CDS encoding DUF7133 domain-containing protein, with amino-acid sequence MSVFLKFKKYIAPKSFFAVIIALSFWGNGCSSGSKDSVTKSQATPEPPFERVVVDKDPPVAPLSPEESMKKVQLPPGYSLELVASEPMVQEPVAMAWDGNGRLYVAEMNTYMKDALGSGQYDRTSRIKRLEDTDGDGKMDKYTIFIDSLLLPRVVLPIGDQLLVQETNVQHIWSYRDTNNDGKADEKKMVFRNDVQDVRNLEHQNGGLLWNLDNWIYPTRDNLRYKYQNGKLIADTLVDNMIGQWGLTADNYGRLFYSEAGPGLPAVQIQQMPAYGALNFKDQYTPEFAIPWPIIGTVDAQGGKEALRPEDNTLNHFTSGCGQSIFRGDRLPADMQGDYFIPEPVGRVIKRGKVSNKEGKIYIKDAYEKKDWLASADMNFRPVNTNTGPDGCFYIVDMYHGIIQESEWSGPGSYLGGVIAEKGLDKNRGMGRIYRVVHKDFKPDTNLPKMLNEPSSQLVKYLNHPNGWWRDNAQISLIVRNDQSVVPALKKMASAKEQSNHLARIHALWTLEGLNAIDKATLFQALADEEPQVRKAAVWISEKFLAKNDPEVIQKLSTLKDDPSADVRIQLALSLRTNKTEAAQTTVKNLIAANPNNELMQYSYTTFMESQKSIAAEKARSKNLSPADRQLVAKGSVIFKQLCSSCHGPDGKGRSLGGGQMPAPPLAGSPRVKGDKILLIQLLLNGLKGPVDGKTYPDIMPAMGHNDDEWIASVLSYVRNSGEIGNNASVVTAEEVKKVRANTPKIPEGMTLQMLEIFKLGRNENTNWAK; translated from the coding sequence ATGTCCGTATTTTTAAAATTTAAAAAATATATCGCGCCTAAGTCTTTTTTTGCGGTGATAATAGCCCTAAGTTTTTGGGGAAACGGCTGTTCTTCGGGTAGTAAAGATTCAGTTACTAAAAGCCAGGCAACGCCCGAGCCGCCGTTCGAGCGTGTGGTGGTAGATAAAGATCCGCCGGTAGCTCCGTTGTCGCCGGAAGAAAGCATGAAAAAAGTACAGTTGCCGCCCGGTTATAGCTTGGAATTAGTGGCGAGTGAACCGATGGTGCAGGAGCCGGTAGCCATGGCCTGGGACGGAAACGGCCGCTTGTACGTGGCCGAAATGAATACGTACATGAAGGACGCTCTGGGCTCTGGGCAGTACGATCGTACCAGCCGTATCAAACGCCTGGAAGATACCGACGGCGACGGCAAAATGGATAAATATACCATCTTTATTGATAGTCTGCTTTTGCCCCGGGTAGTACTGCCAATTGGCGATCAGTTGCTGGTGCAGGAAACCAACGTGCAGCACATCTGGAGTTACCGCGACACCAATAATGATGGCAAAGCCGATGAAAAGAAAATGGTTTTCCGGAATGATGTACAAGACGTGCGGAACCTGGAACACCAAAATGGAGGCTTGCTCTGGAACCTCGACAACTGGATTTACCCCACCCGCGACAATTTGCGTTACAAGTACCAGAACGGAAAGTTAATCGCCGATACCCTGGTAGATAACATGATTGGCCAATGGGGACTTACCGCCGATAATTATGGACGTTTGTTTTACTCCGAAGCCGGACCAGGTTTACCCGCCGTGCAAATTCAACAAATGCCGGCGTATGGCGCGTTAAATTTTAAAGATCAATATACGCCTGAATTTGCGATTCCGTGGCCGATTATTGGTACGGTAGATGCGCAAGGCGGAAAAGAAGCCTTGCGGCCCGAAGATAATACGCTTAACCATTTTACCTCCGGTTGCGGCCAATCTATTTTCCGGGGCGATCGTTTACCCGCCGACATGCAAGGCGATTACTTTATCCCGGAACCGGTAGGCCGGGTAATTAAACGCGGTAAAGTATCGAACAAAGAGGGTAAGATTTACATCAAAGATGCCTACGAGAAAAAAGATTGGCTGGCTTCCGCCGATATGAATTTTCGACCGGTTAATACCAATACGGGTCCGGATGGTTGTTTTTATATTGTAGATATGTACCACGGCATTATTCAGGAAAGCGAGTGGTCGGGTCCTGGGTCTTACTTAGGTGGTGTAATTGCCGAAAAAGGCTTAGATAAAAACCGGGGCATGGGCCGCATTTACCGCGTGGTACACAAAGATTTTAAACCCGATACCAACCTGCCGAAAATGTTAAACGAACCGAGTAGCCAACTGGTAAAATACTTAAATCACCCGAACGGTTGGTGGCGCGATAATGCGCAGATTTCATTGATTGTGCGCAACGATCAATCGGTAGTACCGGCTTTAAAGAAAATGGCCTCGGCTAAAGAACAATCCAACCACCTGGCCCGCATTCATGCCCTGTGGACGTTAGAAGGTTTAAATGCGATAGATAAAGCCACATTGTTTCAGGCTTTGGCCGACGAAGAACCGCAGGTAAGAAAAGCTGCCGTTTGGATCAGTGAGAAATTCCTGGCGAAAAACGATCCGGAAGTAATTCAAAAATTAAGCACCCTGAAAGACGACCCCAGCGCTGATGTCCGGATTCAACTGGCCTTATCCCTGCGGACAAATAAAACTGAAGCGGCGCAAACTACGGTTAAAAATTTAATTGCGGCTAACCCGAACAACGAGTTAATGCAATATTCCTACACCACTTTTATGGAGTCGCAGAAATCCATAGCCGCCGAAAAAGCCAGGTCTAAAAACTTGAGCCCCGCAGACCGGCAATTAGTAGCCAAAGGCTCGGTAATTTTCAAACAACTTTGCTCCAGTTGCCACGGTCCGGATGGTAAAGGCCGGTCTTTGGGTGGCGGCCAAATGCCCGCTCCGCCATTAGCGGGTTCACCGCGGGTAAAAGGCGATAAAATTCTGCTGATTCAATTATTATTAAACGGCTTAAAAGGGCCGGTAGACGGCAAAACCTATCCGGACATTATGCCGGCCATGGGCCATAACGACGACGAATGGATTGCCTCGGTGCTGAGCTACGTGCGGAACAGTGGCGAAATCGGGAATAATGCCTCCGTCGTAACCGCCGAAGAAGTGAAAAAAGTGCGCGCCAACACCCCCAAAATTCCCGAAGGCATGACCCTGCAAATGCTCGAAATCTTTAAACTAGGCCGCAACGAAAACACCAACTGGGCGAAGTAG
- a CDS encoding glucoamylase family protein has translation MTYSRLPYLYLLFIITLISCKAKEEEVVTLPVLPPVVTPTTPDKEILDKVQQATLQYFWEYAHPVSGMARERTGSGDLVTSGGTGFGISALIVGVNRGWINRAEAVDRLTKMCEFLKNADRFHGAWSHWLDGSTGKAIAFSPKDNGGDLVETSFLINGLLTARAYFNGADAKETELRQKITQLWETVEWDWYASRGDGQLYWHWSPEYNWEMNLPIRGWNECLITYILALSSPTHAISPAVYQNTFQGSGFVNSQVYQGYALNIGTSYGGPLFFAHYSFLGLDPRQMQDQYTNYWQHNVKHTLINRAYCLYEAPKAYGYQAGLWGLTASDDPEGYKAHQPMDDNGTVSPTAAISSMPYTPYYSMQVLRYMYTTLNNQVYGKYGFYDAYNKPRGWVAKDYLAIDQGPIVIMIENYRSGLLWDLFHQIPEIQTGLTKANIKQPNSETGFYLAIPEIRSGVYDLLKHPDQNQYPIDVAIQAAGNFTLTLEKEDGSMAETIWQTEQKGPGLYPVNFGENVPAGKYTLKLSSAAGEKILAVYLH, from the coding sequence ATGACTTACTCCCGCTTGCCTTATTTATACCTGTTATTCATAATTACCTTAATTTCCTGCAAGGCAAAGGAAGAAGAAGTTGTAACTCTGCCCGTGTTACCCCCGGTGGTAACTCCGACTACCCCGGATAAAGAAATACTGGACAAGGTACAACAAGCTACCCTGCAATATTTTTGGGAATACGCGCACCCGGTATCGGGCATGGCCCGCGAACGCACCGGTTCTGGTGATTTAGTTACCAGTGGCGGCACCGGGTTTGGCATTTCGGCTTTAATTGTAGGGGTAAACCGCGGTTGGATTAATCGTGCGGAAGCCGTAGATCGCCTCACTAAAATGTGCGAATTTTTAAAAAATGCTGACCGTTTTCATGGCGCTTGGAGCCATTGGTTGGATGGCAGTACCGGAAAAGCAATTGCTTTTAGCCCCAAAGATAACGGGGGCGATTTAGTAGAGACATCTTTTTTAATCAATGGCTTATTAACGGCCCGGGCTTACTTTAACGGGGCCGATGCGAAAGAAACAGAACTGCGCCAAAAGATTACCCAACTGTGGGAAACCGTAGAATGGGATTGGTACGCTTCGCGTGGCGACGGCCAATTATACTGGCACTGGAGTCCGGAATACAACTGGGAGATGAACCTGCCCATCCGGGGCTGGAACGAATGTTTGATTACCTACATCCTGGCTTTAAGTTCTCCTACGCACGCCATTTCGCCGGCCGTTTATCAAAATACTTTTCAAGGATCAGGTTTTGTCAACAGCCAGGTATATCAGGGTTATGCGTTAAATATCGGCACCAGTTATGGCGGACCTTTATTTTTCGCGCATTATTCATTTTTAGGATTAGACCCACGCCAGATGCAGGACCAGTACACCAACTATTGGCAGCACAATGTAAAGCATACGCTCATTAATCGCGCTTATTGTTTATACGAAGCGCCAAAGGCTTACGGTTATCAAGCTGGTCTATGGGGACTCACGGCTTCCGACGACCCAGAGGGGTACAAAGCACATCAGCCGATGGATGATAATGGTACTGTTTCCCCAACAGCGGCTATCAGTTCTATGCCTTACACACCCTATTATTCCATGCAGGTGCTGCGCTATATGTACACCACTTTAAATAACCAGGTTTATGGCAAATACGGCTTTTACGATGCTTATAACAAACCCCGGGGCTGGGTCGCCAAAGATTATCTGGCCATTGACCAGGGGCCAATTGTGATAATGATTGAAAATTACCGGAGCGGATTACTCTGGGATTTATTTCATCAAATACCCGAAATACAAACCGGTTTAACAAAAGCCAACATAAAGCAACCAAATTCCGAGACCGGCTTTTATCTGGCCATTCCGGAAATCAGATCCGGTGTATACGACTTGTTAAAACACCCCGACCAAAACCAATACCCGATAGATGTAGCAATACAAGCAGCCGGAAACTTTACTTTAACTTTAGAAAAAGAAGATGGCTCAATGGCGGAAACAATCTGGCAAACAGAACAAAAAGGCCCCGGTTTATACCCCGTTAATTTTGGCGAAAACGTACCGGCCGGAAAATATACTTTAAAACTCAGTAGTGCGGCCGGCGAGAAAATATTAGCCGTTTACCTGCACTAA
- a CDS encoding RagB/SusD family nutrient uptake outer membrane protein — translation MKNIFYNTKRKSFILISALTVGGLYSCKESFLDVPPEGQAVTETFFITQEHALQSVNAIYGNLREWNVIAFAHLAVTTISSDDAEKGSVPGDAGFLDLYDNLTFTSTEGTLNGYWSGQYQGINLCNQTLNKIPAISMDENLKTRLLAEARFIRAYHYFNLVRTFGGVPLVTKEPETAEELNPVRASKEEVYAFITEDLTQASQVLPATYDAANRGRATKGAALAMLAKVKLYQGAWADVVNLTEQVQGLGYSLTPDFNQIFRISGENNSESIFEIQSQTLAGNCGAANSQWAEVQGVREQFGWGFSIPTEDLEKAFEPGDVRKDATILYRGELTPEGDQIKATAPNPRYNQKAYVPSTVTQDCGYGRDQNVRILRLADVLLMHAEAANELGQTDKALNSLNQVRQRAKLDPVTFTTKEDLREKIWHERRVELALENGDRFFDIVREGKAQQVFQNIGKTFVPGKNELFPIPQTQITLSGGTLTQNPGY, via the coding sequence ATGAAAAATATATTTTATAATACAAAACGTAAATCATTTATTTTAATCAGTGCGCTTACCGTTGGAGGATTATATTCTTGTAAAGAATCTTTTCTGGATGTTCCCCCCGAAGGTCAAGCCGTTACGGAAACATTCTTCATCACGCAGGAGCACGCCTTGCAATCGGTTAATGCTATTTATGGCAATTTGCGCGAATGGAATGTAATAGCCTTTGCCCATTTGGCGGTAACTACCATTAGCTCCGACGATGCTGAGAAAGGCAGCGTACCCGGGGATGCTGGTTTCTTAGATTTATACGATAACTTAACTTTTACTTCCACCGAAGGTACTCTCAATGGGTATTGGTCGGGGCAGTACCAAGGCATTAACTTGTGTAACCAAACCCTGAATAAAATACCGGCCATTTCCATGGACGAAAATCTAAAAACCCGTCTGTTGGCCGAAGCTAGATTTATCCGGGCTTATCATTACTTTAATCTGGTGCGGACTTTTGGTGGCGTACCTTTAGTTACCAAAGAACCCGAAACAGCCGAAGAATTAAATCCGGTGCGTGCCTCCAAAGAAGAAGTTTATGCTTTTATCACGGAAGATTTAACCCAGGCTTCTCAGGTTTTGCCGGCCACCTACGATGCTGCAAACCGCGGCCGTGCTACCAAAGGCGCTGCCTTAGCTATGTTGGCCAAAGTAAAACTATACCAGGGTGCCTGGGCCGATGTCGTAAACCTGACAGAACAAGTGCAAGGTTTAGGCTATTCGTTAACACCGGATTTTAACCAGATATTTAGAATTTCCGGCGAAAACAACAGCGAGTCTATTTTTGAAATTCAATCGCAGACTTTAGCCGGAAATTGCGGTGCCGCCAATAGCCAGTGGGCCGAAGTACAAGGCGTAAGAGAGCAATTTGGCTGGGGATTCTCTATCCCGACCGAAGATCTAGAAAAAGCCTTTGAACCAGGCGATGTAAGAAAAGACGCTACCATTCTTTACCGGGGTGAGTTAACCCCCGAAGGAGACCAGATTAAAGCAACGGCTCCAAACCCGCGATACAACCAAAAAGCTTACGTGCCCAGCACCGTAACCCAGGATTGCGGTTATGGCCGAGACCAGAACGTACGGATACTTCGTTTAGCTGATGTTTTGTTAATGCACGCCGAAGCTGCCAACGAACTAGGTCAAACCGATAAAGCGCTAAATTCCTTAAACCAAGTGCGGCAAAGAGCCAAGTTAGATCCGGTAACCTTTACTACCAAAGAAGATTTAAGAGAAAAAATCTGGCATGAGCGCCGGGTAGAATTAGCCCTCGAAAACGGCGACCGCTTTTTTGATATAGTGCGTGAAGGCAAAGCTCAACAGGTTTTCCAAAACATCGGAAAAACTTTTGTGCCGGGTAAAAACGAGTTATTTCCGATTCCGCAAACCCAAATTACTTTAAGCGGCGGTACCCTTACTCAAAACCCAGGTTACTAG
- a CDS encoding formylglycine-generating enzyme family protein, protein MLPIKLLAQPATFTNKFGMEFVLIKPGSMVVGKFQPGVGEPPKEKLNRPTLPPSAYKTAAEMSQKAAMPGFTVQLNKPYYIGKFEVTQEQWQKIMGSNPAFFKKDKVKDDAARHPVENITWQDAQAFVKKLNALDKQHTYRLPTEFEWEYAARAGAEEDIAWSDINQLAVLGGTTTSPIGQKKPNAWGVYDMLGNVWEWVQDYYNEKIFADPVPPKSGKEHVLKGASFTGDVKNATYMTHAAGPGNGFDVGVRLVMEKR, encoded by the coding sequence TTGTTACCAATAAAACTCCTGGCCCAACCCGCTACTTTCACGAATAAGTTCGGAATGGAGTTCGTGTTGATAAAGCCGGGCAGTATGGTAGTGGGTAAGTTTCAGCCGGGAGTAGGGGAGCCGCCTAAAGAGAAATTAAACCGCCCGACCTTGCCACCAAGCGCGTATAAAACAGCCGCCGAAATGTCGCAAAAAGCAGCAATGCCGGGCTTTACGGTTCAGCTAAATAAGCCTTATTACATCGGTAAGTTTGAAGTAACCCAAGAGCAATGGCAGAAAATAATGGGCAGTAACCCGGCTTTTTTTAAAAAAGATAAAGTAAAAGATGATGCCGCCAGGCACCCCGTCGAAAACATTACCTGGCAGGATGCTCAGGCATTCGTTAAAAAATTAAATGCTTTGGATAAGCAGCACACCTACCGCTTGCCCACCGAATTTGAATGGGAATACGCCGCACGAGCCGGAGCTGAAGAAGATATTGCCTGGTCCGATATTAACCAACTAGCGGTTTTAGGCGGTACCACCACCAGCCCGATTGGGCAGAAAAAGCCAAATGCCTGGGGAGTTTACGACATGCTCGGCAACGTGTGGGAGTGGGTGCAGGATTACTACAACGAGAAAATATTTGCCGACCCAGTACCTCCTAAGTCCGGAAAAGAACACGTTTTGAAAGGCGCCTCTTTTACCGGCGATGTTAAAAACGCCACGTACATGACCCATGCCGCCGGACCCGGCAATGGTTTTGACGTAGGAGTGCGGTTGGTAATGGAAAAACGTTGA
- a CDS encoding SusC/RagA family TonB-linked outer membrane protein, giving the protein MKKYLLLLFYLFSVPLLYAQDAAPISGRVTDAKTGEALIAVSVLVKGTTSGAQTDVDGNFTVNAPANATLVFSYIGYQQQEVPVNNRTTINVQLATDATQLNEVVVVGYGTQQKRDVTGSIASVKSEEIVRQSSQNPVSSLQGRVAGVQITNSGAPGASPQIRIRGAGSAQGGVEPLYVVDGTFVSDLSFLNPADIESMEILKDASSASIYGLRAANGVVLVTTKRGKAGQVTLNYNGFAGIQKVTNKLEMTNSQDYATLVNEKTGANTVPLNLPTTDWYDQVLRTAQIHNHQATVSGGSERVTFSVSGGYLNQQGIVKGNDYERITARLQTDVKLSNRIKVGYNAIFNNYKSKDIPGDIFYQAFVAPPVLQVRRADGNYGDPADVGLGNFSNPQASLDWFNQKSNGQRLTSNVFGEWNFFKNFTFRTSLGLNYGMNEYRNYLSKDSLTTTQIARRSRLEKFRSKFTSWLWENTLTYQRTFGDHDVTALLGTSSQEDRSEVFTGSVNDVVYETEANLYLGLGDPETYNIVNTGDRSTFNSYFGRINYTFKNRYLLTATLRYDGSSKFPRGDRRDYFPSAGLGWIVSEESFMKEQQIFDYFKLRASWGKLGNNNIPSNIYTQTVNRDPRYTAFYGGIPYVGASITTVVPPTLLWEVVKETDLGAEFAFLDNRLNVEADWYDKKTENAIFEVPILGSQGTSSSTTLGNYATFRNRGFEFAARWNDEVGSEFRYNVGFNFSRNKNQVVSLATGNSVLYNGNLPVGGYQVTISRVGDPIGSYYGYVVDGIFQNEQEVAASAQTGAKPGSFRYRDLNGDNKIDANDKTIIGNPNPGFIYGITTGFSYKSFDLQLDIQGVADVDLYNGNRNVRYGNENYSQDFFENRWHGPGTSTNYPSADLTGTNLDPNSFYVEKGDYVRIRNLQLGYNLPAGLMKQWKVQALRIFLNSQNPVTIFKYNGFSPEVGGTPISAGIDRNVYPLSATYNLGVNVTF; this is encoded by the coding sequence ATGAAAAAATACCTTTTACTGTTATTTTATCTGTTTAGTGTTCCATTGCTTTATGCCCAAGATGCTGCGCCTATTTCGGGTCGGGTTACTGATGCCAAAACGGGCGAAGCTTTAATTGCGGTAAGCGTTTTAGTGAAAGGAACCACTTCTGGCGCTCAAACAGATGTAGACGGTAACTTTACCGTAAATGCCCCTGCCAATGCCACTCTCGTATTTAGCTACATTGGTTACCAGCAACAAGAAGTACCGGTTAATAACCGCACCACCATTAACGTTCAGTTAGCCACCGATGCTACCCAATTAAACGAAGTAGTAGTAGTGGGTTATGGTACCCAGCAAAAGCGCGATGTAACGGGCTCTATTGCCTCGGTAAAAAGCGAGGAAATTGTGCGGCAATCGTCGCAAAACCCGGTGAGCTCTTTACAGGGGCGGGTTGCTGGGGTGCAAATTACTAACTCCGGTGCGCCCGGAGCTTCGCCGCAAATCCGGATCCGGGGAGCTGGCTCGGCCCAAGGTGGGGTAGAGCCGCTATATGTAGTAGATGGTACTTTCGTATCGGATTTAAGTTTTTTAAACCCGGCCGATATTGAATCCATGGAAATCCTGAAAGATGCTTCCAGCGCTTCTATCTACGGTTTACGGGCCGCTAACGGGGTAGTGCTCGTTACCACCAAAAGAGGTAAAGCAGGTCAGGTTACTTTAAATTATAACGGCTTTGCCGGTATTCAAAAAGTGACTAACAAACTCGAAATGACGAACTCGCAGGATTATGCCACTTTAGTAAACGAAAAAACCGGTGCCAATACAGTGCCGCTTAATTTACCCACTACTGATTGGTACGACCAGGTTTTACGGACGGCGCAAATCCACAACCACCAGGCAACCGTTTCGGGCGGTTCAGAACGGGTAACCTTTAGCGTTAGCGGAGGTTATTTAAACCAGCAAGGTATTGTAAAAGGCAATGATTACGAAAGAATTACCGCCCGTTTACAAACCGATGTAAAATTGAGTAACCGCATTAAAGTAGGTTATAACGCCATTTTTAATAATTATAAGTCTAAAGATATTCCGGGTGATATTTTTTACCAGGCTTTTGTGGCCCCACCCGTGCTCCAGGTGCGGCGGGCTGATGGTAATTACGGCGATCCGGCCGATGTAGGTTTAGGTAACTTTTCTAACCCGCAAGCTTCTTTGGATTGGTTTAACCAAAAATCAAATGGCCAGCGGTTAACCAGTAACGTTTTCGGGGAATGGAATTTTTTTAAAAATTTTACTTTCCGGACTAGCCTGGGTTTAAACTATGGCATGAATGAGTACCGGAATTATTTATCCAAAGACTCTTTAACCACAACCCAAATTGCCCGCCGCAGCCGCTTAGAAAAATTCCGGAGCAAATTTACCAGTTGGCTTTGGGAAAATACCTTAACCTACCAGCGTACTTTTGGCGATCACGACGTGACTGCTTTATTAGGTACTTCGTCGCAGGAAGACCGTTCAGAAGTTTTTACCGGTTCGGTAAACGACGTGGTTTATGAAACCGAAGCGAATCTTTATTTAGGCCTAGGTGATCCGGAAACCTATAATATTGTAAATACCGGCGATCGGTCTACTTTTAATTCTTATTTTGGTAGGATTAACTACACGTTTAAAAACCGTTATCTATTAACGGCTACGTTGCGCTACGATGGTTCCTCTAAGTTCCCGAGGGGCGACCGGCGCGATTACTTTCCATCGGCGGGTTTAGGCTGGATTGTTTCGGAAGAATCTTTCATGAAAGAACAGCAAATCTTTGATTATTTTAAGCTTAGAGCCAGTTGGGGAAAATTAGGTAACAACAACATTCCGTCTAACATTTACACGCAAACCGTAAACCGCGATCCGCGTTATACCGCTTTCTACGGAGGCATACCTTACGTGGGGGCCAGTATTACTACCGTAGTGCCGCCCACCTTATTGTGGGAAGTAGTAAAAGAAACCGACTTAGGTGCTGAATTTGCTTTCCTGGATAACCGCTTAAACGTGGAAGCCGATTGGTACGATAAGAAAACAGAAAACGCCATTTTTGAAGTGCCAATTCTGGGTTCGCAAGGAACCTCCAGCAGTACTACTTTAGGCAACTACGCTACTTTCCGTAACCGGGGTTTTGAGTTTGCTGCCCGCTGGAACGACGAAGTAGGATCAGAATTCCGGTATAATGTAGGTTTCAATTTTTCCAGAAACAAAAACCAGGTAGTAAGTCTGGCTACGGGCAACTCGGTATTGTACAATGGTAACTTGCCGGTGGGCGGCTACCAAGTAACCATTTCGCGGGTAGGCGATCCGATTGGTTCTTATTACGGCTACGTAGTTGATGGTATTTTCCAGAACGAGCAAGAAGTAGCAGCCTCGGCACAAACCGGTGCTAAACCAGGTTCGTTCCGTTACCGCGATTTAAACGGTGATAATAAGATAGACGCTAATGATAAAACCATTATTGGTAATCCTAATCCTGGTTTTATTTATGGTATTACCACTGGTTTTTCGTACAAAAGCTTCGATTTACAACTAGATATTCAAGGGGTAGCTGATGTAGATTTATATAACGGTAACCGCAACGTGCGGTACGGAAACGAAAACTACTCACAGGATTTCTTCGAAAACCGTTGGCACGGACCAGGTACTTCCACCAATTATCCTTCCGCCGATTTAACCGGTACGAACTTAGATCCTAACAGTTTTTACGTGGAAAAAGGCGATTATGTCCGGATCCGGAACTTACAGTTAGGATATAATTTACCTGCCGGCTTAATGAAGCAATGGAAAGTGCAAGCCTTACGTATTTTCTTAAACTCCCAAAATCCGGTTACCATCTTTAAGTACAATGGTTTCTCGCCCGAAGTAGGTGGAACGCCGATTAGTGCCGGTATCGATCGCAACGTGTATCCGCTATCAGCTACCTATAACTTAGGTGTTAATGTTACTTTTTAA
- a CDS encoding glucoamylase family protein encodes MKNVFLVLICFLTMPGLLLAQKNKSKNTTNIFDSSRPKNLSDEQLLDIVQKQTFAYFWDFAHPVSGMARERSNKSFDYGDEVVTTGGTGFGLMAIIVAAERGWITRQQAAERTLKIVNFLWKADQFHGVFPHWLDGATGKVIRFSQKDDGGDLVETSFLFQGLICARQYFTQNNPTESQLRNKILWMWEGVEWNWHTQGGQNVLYWHWSPNQGWSMNHQIRGWNECLITYVLAASSPKYPIDPKVYHQGWTSSNFFRNDREFLGIKLPLGFDYGGPLFFTHYSFLGLNPKGLKDQYADYWQQNLNHTLINRAYCLENPKKFKGYGPNSWGLTASDNHQGYGAHSPTEDLGVITPTAALSAFPYTPEYSMQALKHFYNDLGDKIWSKYGFVDAFNETENWYAKSHLAIDQGPIIVMIENYRTGLIWKLFMSSPDVQQGLKKLGFQSPELK; translated from the coding sequence ATGAAAAACGTTTTTCTAGTTCTAATCTGTTTTTTAACAATGCCGGGCTTGCTCCTGGCGCAAAAAAATAAATCTAAAAATACAACCAATATTTTCGACAGCTCCCGACCTAAAAACCTATCGGATGAGCAATTACTGGATATAGTGCAGAAACAAACTTTTGCTTATTTCTGGGATTTTGCGCACCCGGTAAGCGGCATGGCCCGCGAACGCAGCAATAAATCTTTTGATTACGGCGACGAAGTAGTAACCACCGGCGGAACGGGCTTCGGGTTAATGGCGATTATTGTGGCTGCCGAGCGGGGCTGGATTACGCGCCAGCAAGCCGCCGAACGTACTTTAAAAATAGTAAATTTTCTCTGGAAAGCCGATCAATTTCACGGCGTGTTTCCGCATTGGCTCGATGGGGCTACTGGCAAAGTAATTCGGTTTAGCCAGAAAGATGATGGGGGCGATTTAGTAGAAACGTCGTTTTTATTCCAAGGCCTCATTTGCGCCCGCCAGTACTTCACCCAAAATAACCCCACCGAAAGCCAACTGCGCAATAAAATTCTGTGGATGTGGGAAGGCGTAGAATGGAACTGGCACACGCAGGGCGGACAGAATGTGTTGTATTGGCACTGGAGCCCCAACCAGGGCTGGAGCATGAACCACCAGATCCGGGGCTGGAACGAATGTTTAATTACCTACGTGTTGGCGGCTTCGTCTCCTAAGTACCCCATCGATCCAAAAGTTTACCACCAGGGTTGGACGAGCAGTAATTTCTTCCGCAACGACCGGGAGTTTCTGGGTATTAAACTGCCACTCGGCTTTGATTACGGCGGGCCATTGTTCTTTACACATTATTCATTTCTGGGACTCAACCCGAAAGGATTAAAAGATCAATACGCCGATTACTGGCAGCAAAATTTAAATCATACCTTAATTAACCGGGCCTATTGCCTCGAGAACCCGAAAAAGTTTAAAGGCTACGGCCCCAACAGTTGGGGTTTAACCGCCAGCGACAACCATCAAGGCTACGGAGCGCATTCGCCTACCGAAGATTTAGGCGTAATAACGCCTACCGCTGCGCTTTCAGCTTTCCCGTACACGCCGGAGTATTCCATGCAGGCGCTCAAACATTTTTACAACGATTTAGGCGATAAAATCTGGAGCAAATACGGCTTTGTGGATGCTTTTAACGAAACCGAAAATTGGTACGCCAAATCGCACTTAGCTATTGATCAGGGCCCCATTATCGTGATGATTGAAAACTACCGCACCGGTTTAATCTGGAAATTATTTATGAGTTCGCCGGATGTGCAGCAAGGTCTGAAAAAGTTAGGTTTTCAAAGTCCGGAGTTGAAGTAA